ATGGTGGTGCGCAGGATCTCGTGGCCGTCGGGGCGGTCCTCGTAGGCCTCCAGGCGGCGGAGGGGGAGCTGCCAGCACACGTCCGGCTTGGCCTTCACGTGGTCGACGCCGTGGGCGGCGGCCCACTGGTGCAGGGCGCAGCCGGCGCCGCCGGGCCAGCCGGCGCGGTTGGCGAAGATGCAGGCGCCGTCGACGACGGGCGTCTTAAGCGCGGGCTCGGGGTTGCCCTCCTCGTCGTCAAGCTCGTCCCACTCCAGCCAGGGCTCCAGCGGCTCGCCCGTGCCGGAGTCGATTTCGCGGAACCAGGCGGTGACGGCCTTCGGCCGGTTCTGCCACCATCCGCTTTCCGACGGCCCGTCCCCGGCGTCGGCCTCCATCGCCCGGACGGTTTTCGTGAGGCGGTCGCGGTCGTCCTCGTCGCAGAGGAACGCGCCGTGGCCGCAGCAGCCGACGTCCGGGTTTCCGGAGTCGATGCCGCGGCAGGCGTCGGTGCCGAACACGCACGAGTACGTGGACAGGAGCCACGTGAGATCGCAGGTGATCGTGTGGTCGGGGTCGTCCGGATCGGTGAATTCGAACCATTCGCGGGGGAAGTCGGGGGCGACCTCCGCCGGCGAAGGCGCGGTTCCGCGTCCGGCGCGGGGGTGGAGCTGATTCACACCGGAACACGGTAGACCGTCTACCCTGAGACACGTGCGATTAGGTGTATTGGACGTTGGCAGCAATACCGTTCATTTGGTGATGGTCGATGCCCGCCGAGGCGGGCACCCCACGCCGATGAGCGATACCAAGTCGACGATGAAGCTGGTCGAGTACCTGGACGACGACAACGATCTGTCGAGGAAGGGCATCGACAAGCTCACGGGCTACGTCGCCGAGGCCAAGGGCCTCGTCGACCAGATGCGGTGCGAGGAAATGATCAGCTTCGCCACCTCGGCCGTCCGCGACGCCCGCAATTCCGACGAAGTCCTGGATCACGTGGAGAAGGAGACCGGCATCCGGCTGGAGATCCTCTCCGGCGAGGACGAGGCGCGATTGACCTTCCTGGCGGTGCGCCGCTGGTACGGCTGGTCCGCCGGGCGCATCGTCAACCTCGACATCGGCGGCGGCTCGCTGGAGCTGACCTCCGGCACCGACGAGGACCCGGATGCGGCGTACTCGCTGCTGCTGGGTGCGGGCCGGCTGACCCACGAATGGTTCGACACCGACCCGCCGGAGCGCAAGAAGATCGACCTGCTGCGCGATTACATCGACGCCGAGCTCGTCGAGCCGGCCCGACATCTGCGCACCCTGGGCGACCCGGACTTGGCCGTGGCGACGTCGAAGACGTTCCGCACCCTGGCTCGCCTCACCGGTGCCGCGCCGAGTTCCGCCGGGCCGCGCGTCAAACGCACGCTCACCGCCCCCGGCCTGCGCCAACTGATCGCCTTCATCTCCCGCATGACCGCCGCCGACCGTGCCGAACTGGAGGGCGTGAGCTCGAATCGCTCGCACCAGATCGTCGCCGGTGCGCTCGTTGCCGAGGCAAGTATGCGAGCATTGGGGATTGAGCAGGTGGAGATTTGCCCGTGGGCGCTGCGAGAGGGCGTGATCCTGCGCCGACTCGACAGCAATCTGTACGGAAAGGGATGAGATGAGCGAGGAAAAGCTCACCGTTGCCGAGTTGCTGGCGCGCCGTGAAAAGGAACGGGGCGACTCCGCCGCGTCCGAGGATCGCCCGCGCCGCCGGCGCCGCAGCCTGGAGGAAGGCGGCGTCTCCGTCGCCGAACTGACGGGCGGGATCCCGCGCGTCAAGGCCGCCGGGCCGCGGCGCGGCGCCCATGCCGTGGTCGAGGACGAGGATCGCGACGACCGGCACGCGGCCCGACCCGCCGAAGCGGCGGAGTCCGCCGAGGCCACCGAGGCCGCCGAGGTTTCGGCGACCGAGGAGGCTGCGGCCGCGGAGGAGCGCGTCGCCGAGCGGGCGCCGCAGCCCGTGGAAGAGCCCGCCGCCGAAGCGCCCGTCGCCGAGGAACCTGTTGCGGACGAACCCGCCGCCGAGGTCGCGGACGAGCCCGTGGCCGAGGAGCCCGAGTACGAGTACGTTCACGAGCCGGTTGCCGAGCGGGCCACCGAACGCGCTCCGGAGCCGCCGGCCGAGGAGCCGGTTGTCGAGGCCCCGGTTGATGAAGTGCCGGTTGATGAGGCGCCGGCCGAGGAGCCGGTCGCCGAGGTTCCCGCGGAGGAGCCGGTCGTCGCAAAGCCCGCCCCGGAACGCGTCGCCGAGCCCGAGCCCGCCGAGACCCGCGATCCGTTCGCGGTCCCGCAGGCCGTCCCCGTCGACCCGCGCCCGGTGATGGCCAACGACGAGACCGGCGAGATCACCTTCACGTTCACCAAATTCCACGATGCCCGCACGGCCAGCCGGCCCGTCGCCGACATCGGCCCGGTGGCCCGCGAGGTTCTCCAGGGCTCGATGGCCTACGACGACCGTCCGACGAACATCCTCCCGGTGATCGACGACGGCGAGGGCTACCGCGACGACCGCGGGGACGAGCCGTCGCCGGCCTCCGCCAAGACGTCGGAGTTCACCCGGGTCGACGGCGAGTCCGACGATCGCGCCTTCGACGGTTCCGCCATCGCGGGCACCGGCGCCGCGGGCGGTGCCGCCGCCATGGCCGACCACGTCGACGACGTGCCCGCGGCCTACCGCGAACGCGAGCGGGAGCATGCGGAGCACCAGGTCGGGGCCGACGCCTTCGACGGCCCCGATCACGAGGACGCCGAGGCCACCCGCGCCTTCGACGGGTCGTCGCTGACCGACGAGCGCTACGACGACGCACGGTACGACGATGCGCCCTACGACGACGAGCGCTACGACGATCGCCATGACGATGCGCGCTACGACGACGAGCGATACGACGACCGCCGTGACGACGCCCGGTACGCGGACGAGGACTTCGGCGAGGACCGGCGCCGCGATGCCGCGGACTTCGACGGTGACCCGGCGACCGCCGAGGCTCCGGCCGTGCCGGAGTCGGGTGCGACGAAGAAGTCCCGCGACGACTACGCCGAGGACAACTCGCTGAGCATCGGCCTGCTGATCGCCCAGACCGTCGTCGGCCTGCTCATCGGCGGCCTCGTCTTCGCGCTCTTCACGTTCCTGTGGGTGAGCCTCCCGGTGCCGGTCGTCGCCGTCATCGCGGTGGTCTTCGCGCTGGGGCTCGTCGTCGCCGTCAACCTCGTCCGCCGCGAACGAGACCGACTGACCCCGATCCTCGCAGGCATCGTCGGCCTGGTCGTTTCCTTCGCGCCGTACGTGATCACTTTGCTGTGATCGCCCGCCGGGGGCGGCGTCGCCCCCGGTGCCCCGCAAGCGCCCCTCCCCGGTTAGCCAAGGAGGGGCGCTTTTGGCACACTGGCCTCCCAT
This genomic stretch from Corynebacterium hansenii harbors:
- a CDS encoding Ppx/GppA phosphatase family protein, which produces MRLGVLDVGSNTVHLVMVDARRGGHPTPMSDTKSTMKLVEYLDDDNDLSRKGIDKLTGYVAEAKGLVDQMRCEEMISFATSAVRDARNSDEVLDHVEKETGIRLEILSGEDEARLTFLAVRRWYGWSAGRIVNLDIGGGSLELTSGTDEDPDAAYSLLLGAGRLTHEWFDTDPPERKKIDLLRDYIDAELVEPARHLRTLGDPDLAVATSKTFRTLARLTGAAPSSAGPRVKRTLTAPGLRQLIAFISRMTAADRAELEGVSSNRSHQIVAGALVAEASMRALGIEQVEICPWALREGVILRRLDSNLYGKG